The Spiroplasma litorale nucleotide sequence AATAAAAAAAGATTCAGAAAAAAATGACTCACTAGTAAAATTAGTAAACGTATCAAAAAAATATAAATCAAAAATAGCATTAAAAAATATTAATCTAGAAATTAACCCTGGCGATAGAATTGGTGTTATTGGTGCAAATGGTGGAGGTAAATCAACCCTAAGTGAAATAATAGGTAACATAAGGAAACCTTCAACTGGAGAAGTTATTAGAAAAGATGGTCTGATAATAGGACTACAATTTCAAGATTCAAAATACCCAATGGGTATAACAGTTTTGGATATGATTAAATACTACTTGCAAACATTTAATATTGAAATGACTGAAAGTGAACTTACAAAAATTTTACGAACTTATCAAATTGAAAGTTTTAAAAATAAATTTTTAGTTAGTTTAAGTGGAGGACAACAACAAAGAGTTAACATTCTGCTAAGTTTAATACACAACCCTGATTTAGTTATTTTAGATGAAGTTTCTACAGGTTTAGACATTGAGGTAAGAAGCGAAATATTCGATTATATTAAAGAAAATGTTGTTCAAAAAAATAAATCATTAATTTTAGTAACACATATGATGAGTGAAATTGAAGAACTATGTAATAAATATATTTATATTCATAATGGTGAAATTCATGATTCTGGAAAAGTAGAAGACATAGTTAAAGAACACGGATCTGTTCATAGCTATACTTGAAAGAAATTTAAAGAAGAAAAAGTTGAAGATTTAAAAAAAGAAGCAAAAGAAAATGATAATAAAAACAAAAAAAACAGATTTGATAGAATAATAAATAAAGCAAATAACAAGGGGAAAAATATACCCTTAGTTGTATTGTTGATGAAATATTATTATAAAGGCTTTGCAACTCCGTTCTTTTTATTTGCATTTCCTATAATTTTATTATTTTTAGAAGGATTTGCTTTTAAAGGTCAAACACTTGGTGGTGGACCAGAAATGAAAGAATATACATTATTGCATAACTTGATTGGTTCTATAGCTATTATGCAAATAATTTCTGCTGGAATATTCATTATCCCACAAACAATTCTTGATTTTAAAAATAGCGTGTTGATGAAAAGAATTGGAGCAACCAATATTAAACCATTATTTTTTATCTTATCAGTAGTTACAATGGGTATATTATTTATGATAGCAGGATTTTTTTGAACACTATTATGAGCTGGAATTATGTTTGGTGGAGAGTATGGTTGAAAAAATATCTCAACTCCCTATCAAGCGTTAGAGTCATTACCTTTCTTGTTTATTATTTTAGTGTCATCAATTTCATTAGGTTTAATGCTTGCAAGCATATTTAAATCAACAACTGTTTATATAGCGGTTTCTAATATTATTTATTTACCATTAGCATTTTTAGGTGGATCATTTATGCCAATAGATTTTATAATGTCAAGTGATATTTTAAAATACGCAACATATTTAAATGCATTTAAATATTGTATGGAACCATTTAATAATGCGTGAGCAGGAAAATTTGAATTTAATAGTGAAATAATAATATATTTAGTTGTTTCAATAAGTTTAGTATTAATTTATATAACTGTAGGGTCATTTAAATTAAAATGAGAATCTTAATTTAAAGTATTTGCTTTTTAGTAATTTATAGTGTTAACATTAAAAAGGATAAATAATTTATATGGAGAAATTATGAAGTTTAGAAAAATTGATAACACAGAATGAATTAAAAATTTTTTTGTAGATAGTGAATATCTTTATTTAACAAATAGTCAATTTAATAAAAAAAACTTTATAGGTAGAATAAAACTGAAAACATTATATGAAAATTTAAAAATTAAATCAGATATTGAAAGATATTTTTTATCCAACCCAAATCCATATGAATATAATGGTGTACAAGGCGCAAATAGTGATATAGATATTTTTTTAAATAATCAACTTTTTATACAAAACATATTTTTACTAAACAATGTTCAATATGTTACCTTCCTTGATGATGATAAAAAAATCTATACAAAACCTCTTTATGAAGATAGTGATAATAAAAACATAATTGATTGTTTATTTTATACAAAATTTAAAAATGACTATATTTTTAAAAAAAATAATAGTATTTATTTTTATAATGAAAACAAGAAATTTGATTTTGATTTTGTAAATATAATACCATTTAATAATATTTTTATTGTTCAAAAAGAAAATGAAAATATTGTTGTATATTCTGAGGATCTAACATTTTTATATGAAATTGATAATTCGTTTTGTTTTAAAAAAATATTTTATATAAATAAAAAAAATATACTTATTTCCTATAGGGATGAAGGGGTTACGTATATTTATAATGTAGAAAGTAAATCAAAGATAATATTTTGTAATTATTTTATTATTAACGCTAAACTAATAAATGAAAACTTAATAATTATAAAACCTTCAATTAATGATAATGTGATCTTTGTTTCTTAATATAAAAAAAACCGTTAAATTGAACATCTAAAATAAAATTGACTGTAAAAAAGTACTTTTATTGTTAAAATTTTATTGAAAGGTGTTCTTTTTATGTGGCAAAACAATGAACAAAAAACGAAAAACTTAATATAATTAATGAATCAAAAAAATGGCTATTTTAAATGCGGCATTAAAGTTTGATATTAGTACTAGCACAATTAAAAGATGAAAATCAGAGTTAAAAGTTAAAGATGAAAGAGCCCTTGAATGAGGTAGCGGAACACAAGCAAAAGGAAATATTAAAAAATTTAAATCTCATAATTGAATTTTTAAAGAACCTGATGATATGAGCGTTGAAGAATTAAGAGAGGCTTTGAAACTGGAACGAGCTTTAAAAAAGCATTTGGCGAAGACGACTAAGGAAAAGTACTTTGCCATTTTTAATGTTAAAAGAATGTTTTCTTTGAAATTATCTTGTTTATATTTAAAAGTTTCAAGGTATGGATATTTAAAATGACTTAAAAACGGAAAACCAAAGTATAAAAATTATAATAGAATTTTAGCAATTAAGATAAGATGCCTTTTTTACTTGTTTAAAAAAAGATATGGTTATAATATGATAACTTTATTTTTAAACAAATACTTTAAAGAAAGATGAGACCCTTGAGTTGTTTATAGATATATGAAAATAATGAGTTTAAAAGCAGTGAAGAAAAAGAAAGTTCCAAACTATGATAAATCAGGTCCATTAAGATTTGAAAATTTATTAAATAGAAACTTTAATTCTAAAAATATAAATGAAAAATGAGTAAAAGATGTAACTTATATAAAAACTATTAATGGAAATGTTTATCTATCTGTTATAAAAGATTTGTTTAATTCTGAAATTGTTGATTGAAAGTTATCGGTTAGTCCTAATAATAAATTATGTCATACAAATTTAATAAGTTCTATTAAAAAAAGAGATGCTCCAAAAATAATTCATTCAGATCAGGGAGCGCCATACACAAATGAAACTTGAGAAAGATTATGTAAAAATAATAATAAATATTTCTATGTCAAGAAGAGGGAA carries:
- a CDS encoding ABC transporter ATP-binding protein/permease: MSTINNRIKKDSEKNDSLVKLVNVSKKYKSKIALKNINLEINPGDRIGVIGANGGGKSTLSEIIGNIRKPSTGEVIRKDGLIIGLQFQDSKYPMGITVLDMIKYYLQTFNIEMTESELTKILRTYQIESFKNKFLVSLSGGQQQRVNILLSLIHNPDLVILDEVSTGLDIEVRSEIFDYIKENVVQKNKSLILVTHMMSEIEELCNKYIYIHNGEIHDSGKVEDIVKEHGSVHSYTWKKFKEEKVEDLKKEAKENDNKNKKNRFDRIINKANNKGKNIPLVVLLMKYYYKGFATPFFLFAFPIILLFLEGFAFKGQTLGGGPEMKEYTLLHNLIGSIAIMQIISAGIFIIPQTILDFKNSVLMKRIGATNIKPLFFILSVVTMGILFMIAGFFWTLLWAGIMFGGEYGWKNISTPYQALESLPFLFIILVSSISLGLMLASIFKSTTVYIAVSNIIYLPLAFLGGSFMPIDFIMSSDILKYATYLNAFKYCMEPFNNAWAGKFEFNSEIIIYLVVSISLVLIYITVGSFKLKWES
- a CDS encoding IS3 family transposase, which codes for MAILNAALKFDISTSTIKRWKSELKVKDERALEWGSGTQAKGNIKKFKSHNWIFKEPDDMSVEELREALKLERALKKHLAKTTKEKYFAIFNVKRMFSLKLSCLYLKVSRYGYLKWLKNGKPKYKNYNRILAIKIRCLFYLFKKRYGYNMITLFLNKYFKERWDPWVVYRYMKIMSLKAVKKKKVPNYDKSGPLRFENLLNRNFNSKNINEKWVKDVTYIKTINGNVYLSVIKDLFNSEIVDWKLSVSPNNKLCHTNLISSIKKRDAPKIIHSDQGAPYTNETWERLCKNNNKYFYVKKRELPR